GGTAAAATCGTTCATCGCggattaaaaacaaacagttagtttaaaataattaGTAGTTAACTATCAATTTTATAAATAgttaaatcaattaaaactagaacaattgtttttgttattattgtaAGTACGAAACTAATAGCAATTCAAGTCACAGGTTGTAAATATTCTTAAGCATACCACCCCTACAGCTATCGATATCGACTTGAAAAACTGTTGTCATTCTCACATCGCGAGGCATAAGCAAAGACAAAAAGTGAGAACGAAGTGcgttatttcatttttatacaatttaattaaattagatACCTAAGAAAAGCCACAATATGCGCGAGTGAAATTATACTTTATCAAAAACCCATACGGCGCTAATGCCAGCTTCGTGTAAATGGCTAAAAAGTGACGCGAAATAAAAActgccagcaacaacaagcagcagcagcaacaacaacgcaATTGTGATAGACAAAGAAAAATAGATTAAGAAGGGAAGCAAACAGAAAACAGCGAAAGAGCGAAAATAAGAGGAATTCAAGAAACGCAAACAGGCcgaataaaatggaaaatatatttttgctcGAACAACAGGAACTCGAGTAAATGGTTTTACACACTTGCACATTTGATACGCAACGAAAATAGCTTTTAAAGTAATAAGTAATAAGCAGGCGGAAGAAGAAGCTGAACCatctaaatacaaaaaaaaaataataaataagaaaatcgtggaaggcaaaaaggaaaataaaacaagagtGGCGCGTTGAAAGAAAAGGAACATAGGGGTAAAAATAAAGAGCCAGAGGAGGGGcgctgtttttgttgttgttgaagctggcaaataaaaacatacagcacacacacacaatcatACTTGGATACAGCCCCACAGCTGatgtaaaataatttgcaGCGCCTGTGTTCGTGcccgtttacaattgattaaaaccaaaacacaCGAACACTGAAACAACATTGAAAAGACCCACATACTGGCGCACCATTGTGAAAATTGATTAAAGATTATAAGGTGAGTGCGAGTATGGTGTGGGGTATGGTTTTAATTAACCgttagttttagttttctgCACTAATACTGTGGCGcccgacgacgacgacgccCTTTTTACTGCATAAATTTCACCCACCTCCCCACCTTCTTTCATTATTCACCCTTCCCCGCACCTCTATTTTGGTTGTAACAACACCTGCtgccattttcttttttgaacgTCAGCAACCCCCTCGTGCATTGTTGTAATATGTGCGTCCGTTTGAGCCAAATTGCAATTAATTGCCataatttacatattttacaaGAATATCTGTTTTTGTTCGTCATTCGTTGAAGCTCTGGTACTCGCAAGgtgcaaaaaagaaaataaaaacaaacgcACAGCTGAGTGCGAGCGAGAAAGGAACAGGGAAGAAAGCGGAGAATGAGTTGCAACTCAGCTTGGATTATCGAATATCGATATTGCAGCTGCAGAATCAGCTGATcgtgcgtttttttttgtttgcgtGGATTTccagttgttttttttttacagtgaCTCCGCTTAATTTGTTTATcgtttttcgtttattttgttttctctATATTTCTTACTCTTAACATATTTACTTTGCCAGCTTAACTTGTAAACAAAGGCATTTGGAGGTTCTTATGAGTCATCATGCATCCAAATAACGGTTAAGAGGCTCTTGGCCATGTAAAGTGGCGTATTATACTAACTGAAGATAGATTACCCCCCTTAACGGCTGTTCAGTAGCACTCTCCCTGTGTGAAAGTGTTTTTCTGCCCCCCCACATTGAAGAAGAGCAACCAGAGCTGATAAACTCTGGCAGTAGCAGGGCATGGCTGGCGATATTCTGTAATCAGTTGCCATAGGAGGGGAGTTGAATTCATATTTTGGGTTCAGGGCTGATCCATGTCCTCCTACGAGTACATTACCATTACTTTCCAGTCTCGAATGCCATGACGTAAGCCTAGTTGCCCTTTAACCAGAATATTTGCCAACAAAATCTGTTCGTTAAATTGCATTTTAGGTTGTTTTTTagccataaataaaaaagtaattCTAACTTGCATTGTTTTCGTTTGTAATAACTACTGACTGACTTTTTATAGATTATTAAAATGCTATATAATGCGTCTAAAAAGATGATTCAAAATATcaagaatacaaaaaaaaaaatcaaaataacaTTAGCTTTGTTAGTAAAAACACTGTAGGTACATTGTTCTCCCCTTGTACTTGTTTTCGCTCAAACGTACTGATAAAATCTTATCAGTTTGGGGCTCACCCGCTATCGTGACTATATTCCGGAGGACTCTGGAGAAAGCGAACTCGGATTATTGCACTGTAACCGTGTCATTGATGATTAATCGACTTGATTTGTGATTTGTATCTCTCCGTGTCGCGGGGAGAGATACTGATTTCATCAGATTTCCAAATTATACCTAGTTAGGTGCTTTCCTGGACTCTATTTAATAGTTCCTGGTATTTCATCAGCATTACATTACCGGGAAGAACCGTTTATTTATTACACGTGTCTGTCAACTAtggaaaatttttagaaacgcATATGCATGGATGTCTTGGAAATAttcaagttttattttataaattgatgaaattcgtttaggtaaaaaaaaaggatcgaGAAGTCAGGTAAAGAGGTCTGCGTCGGCGTTGACGTTGACGCTGACGTGACAACGCTGTCGACGTTGCAGTCGGTGTTGGCATTGAACATGCGCAGCAGCCagcctctctctctctaacgCTGATCCCCGCGGATTTCAATCCTACCTGAAGTATTTAGCGAAAAGTGCCATGTTTTATAATCTAAGCCAGATCCGTAAGAAAACTATGCGTAAAACCCAGTTGAAATTCTACCTGAAAAATAGCCCACTTTGGCTTCTAACAAGCTGGAATGTGAGCAACTCTAGATCGCACACGTGTGGCGCTCTCCCTCGATCTCGCCTCTCATCGCTCTCTCGGCGTCTCTGCCTCGCTCTGTATACGCTCTTAGCTCATTTGTTTTCGATCCGCCCGCAAGTCTAGACGTGTTTAAATTTGAATCAAGGTGCGTTGATAACACGTTCTCTGCGTCGCTGTTTACAgattgcaaaaaataaaaaatagaatagtAATAACAGTGCGCGTGTGCTAAGTGCGACGGTGGCTGCGGCGTCTACTGGCTTTTGCTCTTTCTTTCCTGTAATGCGTCTTATCGCTCCACAAATGCTTTACACAAGCTCTGCTAGACGAAActgtaaacaaaattataaaaataaaattaaataagcgTCTGTCTGTACACATGCTCGCGCCGCTATTTTTTATTGCGACTTGGAAATGGCCCAGTTAGTCATTAACATTTGAACTGCCCCCCCCCCCGCCCTAGTGGCTCTCATGGCTCACCACCCCCCATCCAGCTATAGGAGAGCATAAACAGTAGCTGCGACAGATTGTCTAACAGCTGTTGAAAGGCGGAGGGAGATTCCATCAAtggccaaagccaaaggcTTAAAAATAGCCATGTGAAAAGCTCGTGAGCTAATCTCAAGCGAAtcgaattaatatttaataattgtGATTGGGAATTGGATTGGATTAGCCCCATTTAGTGACTACTTTGTTTAGTACTTTATTAAAATAGTAATTAACTAGTAACTGGATCCTAATCTATTCTTTCCTCTTCCATCTTGCAGAATAACATTGAAACACACAACACCCGCTAGTACAAGCACACATACCGATGAGGGAACACAACTGAAACGTCTGAAGCACTGCCAAACCATAAGTGAGAAGACAGAAGCAAAccaaggaggaggagaaggaggagtGGAATCAGTAGGAGGACCCCCTCCAGGGCGCGGGAGCCAAGTTCAGGGGAAAGGCGAGTAACACCAACAGCTCCATGATGCTGTACGTGTTCCATGTGGATGTCGGCCGTATGCTGAGCTTCGACATGAACGTGGCCCTGCAATCGGTGGAGAATCTTAAGGAGACCATACACAAGCTGCATGGAATCCCCGCCTCCAATATTGTATTGCTGGTGAGTGGCGGCGAGATGCTGACGCACTCCACCCAGGTTTCGTGCTACTCGGCGGGCACGGACAACAATCCCATCTACATGTTCCTCACAGGCGACGAGCGAATAGCACCGACGATACCCAATTCGGATGCCGACGCGGAGCTACGCCGCCAGGTGGAGGAGAGCCATCGATTGCCGCCATCGCTGGAAGCAGTACGCCTGCGAGCTCAGCTGGCGCAGCAAATGAGCGAACTGGGGCGCAAGGAGTGGAGCTTGTGCGAGCGCCTGGTCCATGAGCAGCACCTCCAGCAACAGGGCTGGTTCGCTGTGGTGGCCAACATGGAGGATCTGACGAACGAGTTCAAGGAGCGCTTCCACAACTTCTGCTTGGCCTTCGACCGGCATTTGCAGAAGCGGGACAGCTACCTGGAACTGTTGCGGAATTTCGCCGAAGATCTCAAACAGCTGGCCAAGATTCCCATACTTCCGGCGCTGATGTCCTTGGCCGAGGCCGATTTCCATGGCTTCGATGAGCTGCTGGACAATGACGATGTCTTTGCCacccagcagcagccgcaacaGTCGCTTTCCGAGTCCTCGCAGGCCGATTCCCCCAACAAGAAGCTCAAGATGGGCGACGAGGACACGCAGGAGACGTCTTCAGCAGATCAGCAAGAACGCGTCTCCCAAACCTCAACCAGCAGCACATCGCTGGCCCGGCGGCACAACCTCAATCTGCTGCAATGGATCAGCTCGAAGGGCAACCACGGCGCCCTGCAGCTCATGTCGGATGAGTGCATCCAGGGGCTGGATACATTCAATGCCGAGATCTACGAGAAGCTGAAGGAGGAGGTCAAGCACATAATTAAGCTGGCGAACCAGGGCGATGTGAAGGAGATCAAGGGCTTGGGCGACCGGCTGTGCAAACTGGAGGAGTTTAAGAAACGCATCTCGGATATGGTTAAGGAGCAGAAGGAGCAGGCACTCGCTTTGCTGCACAACGATGCGCGGGCCCAGAATGTCCGCGACAACTCCGTCCTGCCCGATCTCTGTCTGTCGCACCGCTCGCAGATCCAGGCTATGTTGGACAACCACATCAAGATCCGCGAGCTGTGTCGCTGCATCGCCAACTCCAAGGAGGAGCTGGGCAGGAATCTCCATGCGCGGCTGCGGAGGATAGTCTGGGTTGAAAACGGGATGAGCGAGTTCGACAACCGGCTGCTGTTCAACCATCGTTGCTTGAAGCGTGCCGAGCGGCACATCTGCATCATCGAACAGATCCACCGAGCTCCGAGCATATACGTGGACGCTGTGGCAGAGGTGGTCCGCCGGAAGATCTTCTCCGATGAGTTCCGCCAGTGGGCCACGCGGCTCTCCATCGACTTTGACCGGATCCACACCGAGGAGCTGAGGAGGAGGAGAGAGTTCAATGAACGATTCGAGGGCCATTTCCTTAAGATTTTGTTTCCGGGCATGGGGGACATGCCGCCCGCCTTTGCGAACGAGCATCCTCTCAGTTTCGACACCGGCCTGCCGCCGCTGAGTCCCTCGGACATGGAGCTGCTCTCCTCGCAGTTGCCCGAAATGGCTGCCCAGCTGCAGCTGCCCGACATGCAGTCTGTGATAGACTTCTTCGTCCTCCGAGAACGGAATCCGGACTCAGAACAGCTTCCGGAACAGGACCAGGACGCCCCGCTGTTAGCACCTCGCTTGGCTGAGCTGCAGGCCCAGGCAGCTGCCTCGGATTGCGAAACGGACACGGAAACAGAGTTCGAGAAGCTCAGTAGCACGTCCAGGTGCGTGGCCACCTCCATGTCCGGCAGTCTGGTGGAGCAAGTGGCCCGCAGTACGGCCACGGACCAGCTGCTGATGCTCAGTGCTGGCACCTTGACGGAGGAGAACGGGGGCAGTATGCAGAGGATGCGTGGCGCCATGGAGGACATGTCCAAGCTGGCGAAAGCTTGTCTGAAGGAAGCTCGCTACAATCTGGGAGTGTTTCGAAGCGATGCGGCCAACTACCAGGACGAGCTTCAGTCTGAACTGCATCATCTGCAGGACAAGTGGAACGTCTTGAGAATGCAGTGCGAGGAGCGCGAGCTGCGAGCCCAGGAGCAGTTGGACGAGCTGCGGTTGAAGCTGGAGTTGGCGGAACAGGAGAAGCAGACGGCTGTGGCCCAGGCCCGGGAGCAGCTCATTCACGAGCACAAAACGGAGCTGGAGTCGCTGCGCTGCCGGTTCAAGCTGATGACTTCCATGGAGCGTTCGCCCTCGGACACCAGCCTGGAGAAGATTGAGCGGCCGACGAGCAGCGCTAGTGTGGTTAGCGCCAGTGTGGATGTGGACCATCTGCTGGCTCAGCAGCGCCAGGAGCTACTCGCCCAAAGGGATCGCGAAATCATCGAGGCCGTAGAGTCGGAACGGTCTTTGTGGCAGTCGCGCCTTAACTCTGATTCTGTGATGGCCAACGTGGGCATTCTGAAGGAGATGCTGGCGGATAAGGAGAAACAGCTGGACCAACTGCGCGACCAGAACAAGATCCTCACCCAGGAGTCGTTCCAGTTGAAGACGCGCCTGGAGATGATCACCAACGAGGACGGCAACAGCTGGCTCAAGGAGAAGATCGACTATCTCAACAGGGACAAGAGTCGTTTGGAGGAGGAGCTTAGCCAGGAGAAGAGTCGTCGCATCGAAATGGAAACTAGTGTCGCGGCCATGAGGAGGTAAACGTCCATTCCAAGATTATTGTATTACTTttctaataaattttattttttttagctctGCTTACGATCTGAACATGGGCAGCACCATGACCCGCTCCAGGTCCAGCGGTATCTCCAACCATCGGGTCATCGCCTTGGAGGGATGTTCTCGTGGCGATTTGGTCTTTGTGGTGTGGAGCATGCGGCACGGGCAGTTCATGGTGGTTCAGGACTCGCTTACCCTGTACTTCGTGCATGCTGATAGTTTGGCGGCCCTGCAGCTGACCCCTCCGGTCACTTCCCTTCCGGCGATAGCAGGACCTGCTGACTCCTCGCTACCCCTGGCGGAGATCAATCAAATTCCGCTGCCCTACTACGCTATTGGACGGGTCATTGACAAGGAGTACTGCCAGGCACGAAAGGTAAGAGTCTCTTATTAATATAAGGAAGCTATTCTACAATTTGTTGCTGTACCATTTTAGGATGACAATCGCTATCGGGTCAGCAGGGGCTCGAAGTTCTATCGCATCAAGTTGGCGCCATTGCCCTCTCGAAATACATCGCGGCGGGAGCGCTTAGAGTGTAAGTGAAGCTCTAATCGCCGTCAATGTACAAGAAATTAATATTCATTCTCCCTTTTGCAGCCAGCTCATCCGCCGCCACAGCCATTGCGTCGCCCAGAGATATTGTCGATGCGCCCAGCACCACCGGCAGTGTCTACCAGAGCTTTAAGCAGCGCACGGTGAGCATTACCAGCGTGAACGAGGAGGATGACGAGTCGGCTTCGCTGCTCAGCGAACGTTGTCGCTACATCAGCGTCAGCGAGGAGGATGAGTTGCGTGCTGCTGGCGgtacagcaacaccaacagcaacggCAGCAGAAAGTGCGACAGTAACAACCACAACCACAGCGGTTGCCTCAGATCCAGCAGCGACACCCTCGCCAGCAGTGATGGCAGCAACTCAAGCACAGTCTGTGATAACAGAGCAGCCAACGGCATCGAGCAAACTTAAATTGGATCTACTGTTGGCCTCTGCTGATATAATAACACAACCTataacacaacaacaacaacaacaaacattGGAACAGGAACCACGCGACGAGTTGAAGAGTCTAGAGCCTGTGGCTGAAGAAAATCCGAACCCCATTGAAACAACTCCAACCGAGCTGGATTCACAATTGGAACCCATCACCATCTATGTGCCCCAGAACCCCCTAGAAATACCAGCAATAACTAGTAGTGCTAGCATCCTAGCCAGCTTGGATGCGGATCCAATTATAAGCACAGCCGAAATGCTACCAATGTCGATTGGTGCGGCCGCCATAAGCGAGGACTCTGACGAGTACAGATCGTTGGAGGGCAAGGATGACGGCGATGCCGATAACGATGATTTTCCCATTTCCGAATAGGAGTAACATATAACcacttatatacatatatggagTGTGTATCTAGGCTAAAACTTTTACTCTATGTAGGAACCAAAacacagcaacagcaaaagcaacaacaaccgagtccctaaaaaactaaaaactaaaaataagcCACAGGACCCCCACACGCAAAACAACACCACTTACTAACAAGAACATCAAAGAAATGTGAAAATTGATatacttaaataatttaaagtttaccaagtgcagaatatatatattcaaaatgAAACTGAGAATGTTCTAATGTATGTAGTCTATGTCTACATATTCGTATAATCTTAACAAATTTGAGAAAGGGCTGTATTAAACCCATTAAACACCAGACACCAGGACACCCACAACACCACCACAGACACAACAAAACAagctacatttttttttgaaacatttttatttaaaataaaaataatgtacTTTAACAAATTTACCCTATAGATAAAACATTTAACATTAACATTGGTAGTTTTCGGTTTAAAGTTTATCATTTGATTCATTTAGTGCCAAGAAATTAGTTTCCAAGTCACATTAGTTTCGTAGCGAGTAAAATTGAAAAAGGAGGAAagcaaaattatattttttataggaattttataaaaaaaagactaGAACACAAGGAGttagcacacacacacacatacgacacacacaaaaaaaaacacccacccacccacactcTATAAAGGGCTCAGCCTGCAAGAAACACAGTTTTATGCTCAGCTTAAACCACTCTCTTCCCCCGGCCACCACCCGCCCAAAGTCAAACCCTATCTATCTTATCTCTCCGCCTCTCTATATCTAagatattttgatttttttcgacttttgtgtaaataaataagtacGGAAATCGACGAATAGTTATTTATGCCTTTATTCATAAACCAAGgaaacaacaaacacacgATGAATGATGAATGAAAAttacaacaaacaaaatagaTATAAAGAAACATTTAATGATTTGTGCGTTACCGAGCGATACTTTTTGAACGCTGTGTAAATAGaataacaaatattatttaaatatactttaaaattataaaaaaaatgaaggaaaCGTATAAACGAAGGTGTAACAAAAGCGGATCGCTAAATTGTCaagcttacaaaaaaaaaagtgtaaaatcaaaaatcaaataaaaatggtAAACATTTCAAAACTACATAATACAAGGTTTTTCAATTCCCCTAAACcctcttaaataaaatacaattctTCAGTTAATTtacataataatttattaggGGAGTATATAAATGAGACAttgtaattataaataaaatatatcaataGACTTAGGCTTATTTATTAGTTTAGTCGGCTTACAA
The Drosophila bipectinata strain 14024-0381.07 chromosome 3R, DbipHiC1v2, whole genome shotgun sequence DNA segment above includes these coding regions:
- the Atg17 gene encoding RB1-inducible coiled-coil protein 1 produces the protein MMLYVFHVDVGRMLSFDMNVALQSVENLKETIHKLHGIPASNIVLLVSGGEMLTHSTQVSCYSAGTDNNPIYMFLTGDERIAPTIPNSDADAELRRQVEESHRLPPSLEAVRLRAQLAQQMSELGRKEWSLCERLVHEQHLQQQGWFAVVANMEDLTNEFKERFHNFCLAFDRHLQKRDSYLELLRNFAEDLKQLAKIPILPALMSLAEADFHGFDELLDNDDVFATQQQPQQSLSESSQADSPNKKLKMGDEDTQETSSADQQERVSQTSTSSTSLARRHNLNLLQWISSKGNHGALQLMSDECIQGLDTFNAEIYEKLKEEVKHIIKLANQGDVKEIKGLGDRLCKLEEFKKRISDMVKEQKEQALALLHNDARAQNVRDNSVLPDLCLSHRSQIQAMLDNHIKIRELCRCIANSKEELGRNLHARLRRIVWVENGMSEFDNRLLFNHRCLKRAERHICIIEQIHRAPSIYVDAVAEVVRRKIFSDEFRQWATRLSIDFDRIHTEELRRRREFNERFEGHFLKILFPGMGDMPPAFANEHPLSFDTGLPPLSPSDMELLSSQLPEMAAQLQLPDMQSVIDFFVLRERNPDSEQLPEQDQDAPLLAPRLAELQAQAAASDCETDTETEFEKLSSTSRCVATSMSGSLVEQVARSTATDQLLMLSAGTLTEENGGSMQRMRGAMEDMSKLAKACLKEARYNLGVFRSDAANYQDELQSELHHLQDKWNVLRMQCEERELRAQEQLDELRLKLELAEQEKQTAVAQAREQLIHEHKTELESLRCRFKLMTSMERSPSDTSLEKIERPTSSASVVSASVDVDHLLAQQRQELLAQRDREIIEAVESERSLWQSRLNSDSVMANVGILKEMLADKEKQLDQLRDQNKILTQESFQLKTRLEMITNEDGNSWLKEKIDYLNRDKSRLEEELSQEKSRRIEMETSVAAMRSSAYDLNMGSTMTRSRSSGISNHRVIALEGCSRGDLVFVVWSMRHGQFMVVQDSLTLYFVHADSLAALQLTPPVTSLPAIAGPADSSLPLAEINQIPLPYYAIGRVIDKEYCQARKDDNRYRVSRGSKFYRIKLAPLPSRNTSRRERLESSSSAATAIASPRDIVDAPSTTGSVYQSFKQRTVSITSVNEEDDESASLLSERCRYISVSEEDELRAAGGTATPTATAAESATVTTTTTAVASDPAATPSPAVMAATQAQSVITEQPTASSKLKLDLLLASADIITQPITQQQQQQTLEQEPRDELKSLEPVAEENPNPIETTPTELDSQLEPITIYVPQNPLEIPAITSSASILASLDADPIISTAEMLPMSIGAAAISEDSDEYRSLEGKDDGDADNDDFPISE